A DNA window from Lachancea thermotolerans CBS 6340 chromosome G complete sequence contains the following coding sequences:
- the MCM5 gene encoding MCM DNA helicase complex subunit MCM5 (highly similar to uniprot|P29496 Saccharomyces cerevisiae YLR274W CDC46 Component of the hexameric MCM complex which is important for priming origins of DNA replication in G1 and becomes an active ATP-dependent helicase that promotes DNA melting and elongation when activated by Cdc7p-Dbf4p in S-phase), which yields MSYDRTEVYAAPVLAGEEVGENDNSEIIKSFHNFILEFRLDAHFVYREQLRSNLLVKNYSVTVDTAHLIGYNEDIYKKLCDEPTDVLPLFEQAVTQVARRIALLSRDPNMDPNNQLEGAGGTSEDADAASPGSLSFEIPICQVILISDSSETSLRLLGSENVSKIVRVSGIVVSASVLSSRATFLTLMCRNCRHVTSMHLNSFGSLGGNHVSLPRNCLADHSRETGGNPCGQDPYMIVHESSRFVDQQFLKLQEIPELVPVGEMPRNILMSCDRYLTNRIVPGTRATIIGIYSIYQAKSRGAGTAASGGRAVAIRNPYIKILGIQAALDGNPMNNTVLFTDEEEEEFLTLSRRPDLYEVFTKSIAPSIYGNEDIKKAIVCLLMGGSKKLLPDGMRLRGDINVLLLGDPGTAKSQLLKFVEKVSPIAVYTSGKGSSAAGLTASVQRDPATREFYLEGGAMVLADGGVVCIDEFDKMRDEDRVAIHEAMEQQTISIAKAGITTVLNSRTSVLAAANPIYGRYDDLKSPGENIDFQSTILSRFDMIFIVKDHHNEERDISIANHVMNIHTGRTAINDEEQEAAGAEIPIEKMKRYITYCRMKSAPRLSPQAAEKLSSHFVGIRKKLLINELQSEQRSSIPITVRQLEAIIRITESLAKLELSPVAHERHVDEAIRLFQASTMDAASQDPIGGLGQNPDLVQDVRRIEEELKRRLPVGWSTSYQTLRREFCEQKNYAAPALDRALYILERHGTIQLRYQGQNIYRSGA from the coding sequence ATGTCCTACGACAGAACCGAGGTGTACGCTGCGCCAGTCTTGGCGGGCGAGGAAGTCGGAGAAAATGACAACTCTGAGATCATCAAGTCGTTTCACAACTTCATACTGGAGTTTCGTCTGGACGCACACTTTGTGTACAGAGAGCAGCTTCGAAGCAACCTACTGGTGAAGAACTACTCAGTTACGGTCGACACAGCACACCTGATCGGCTACAACGAAGACATATACAAGAAACTGTGCGACGAGCCCACTGATGTGCTTCCGCTGTTCGAGCAGGCCGTCACACAGGTCGCGCGTCGTATCGCTCttttatcacgtgatccaaACATGGATCCCAACAACCAGCTCGAGGGCGCCGGCGGGACCAGTGAAGATGCGGACGCGGCTTCCCCAGGGTCATTGTCATTCGAAATCCCCATTTGCCAGGTCATACTGATCTCAGACTCCTCTGAAACGTCGCTGCGTTTGCTGGGCTCAGAGAACGTCTCCAAAATTGTGCGCGTTAGCGGAATTGTCGTCTCCGCGTCTGTACTGTCATCCAGAGCTACTTTCTTAACATTAATGTGCAGGAACTGTCGTCATGTTACGTCCATGCATTTGAATAGTTTCGGTTCGCTGGGCGGCAACCACGTCAGTCTCCCCCGGAACTGTTTAGCGGACCATTCGCGCGAGACTGGAGGCAATCCTTGTGGCCAGGATCCATACATGATTGTTCATGAATCCTCGCGGTTTGTTGACCAACAGTTCCtcaagcttcaagaaatccCAGAGCTTGTTCCTGTCGGTGAAATGCCTCGTAATATCCTGATGTCCTGCGACAGGTACCTTACCAACAGAATCGTGCCCGGCACGCGAGCAACAATTATTGGCATCTATTCTATCTACCAAGCCAAAAGTCGGGGTGCAGGCACAGCTGCTAGTGGAGGAAGAGCAGTCGCAATCAGAAATCCatatatcaaaattttgggcATACAAGCTGCGCTGGACGGGAATCCCATGAACAACACCGTGCTCTTTACggatgaggaagaagaggaattTCTGACACTCAGCCGGCGCCCTGACCTTTACGAGGTTTTCACCAAGTCTATTGCCCCGAGTATTTACGGAAATGAggacatcaagaaggctATAGTGTGCCTGCTCATGGGCGGCTCCAAAAAGTTGCTTCCGGATGGGATGCGCTTAAGAGGTGATATAAACGTTCTGTTGCTTGGTGATCCAGGTACCGCTAAATCGCAACtgttgaagtttgttgaaaaggtCAGCCCCATCGCAGTCTATACCTCAGGTAAAGGCTCCTCTGCGGCTGGTTTGACCGCATCTGTTCAACGTGATCCAGCCACTCGGGAGTTCTATCTTGAAGGAGGTGCCATGGTGCTGGCTGATGGTGGCGTCGTTTGTATCGATGAATTTGATAAGATGAGAGATGAAGATCGAGTCGCCATTCATGAAGCTATGGAACAACAGACAATTTCTATCGCCAAGGCAGGTATAACTACTGTCTTGAACTCCAGGACGAGTGTATTGGCTGCTGCAAACCCAATTTATGGTCGTTATGACGATCTCAAATCTCCAGGCGAAAACATTGACTTCCAATCCACAATTCTGTCTCGTTTTGATATGATTTTCATTGTTAAAGATCACCACAACGAGGAACGAGACATATCCATTGCTAATCACGTCATGAATATTCACACAGGTAGGACGGCAATCAACgacgaggagcaggaggcTGCCGGGGCTGAGATCCCAATTGAAAAAATGAAGCGCTATATTACATACTGCCGAATGAAAAGTGCCCCTCGGCTATCCCCACAGGCTGCCGAAAAGCTATCATCTCATTTTGTTGGCATaaggaagaagctgctcatCAATGAGCTACAGAGTGAACAAAGATCTTCAATCCCAATCACAGTACGTCAGCTTGAGGCCATTATTCGTATCACAGAGTCACTTGCGAAGTTGGAGTTAAGTCCAGTCGCCCATGAAAGGCACGTTGATGAAGCTATTCGCCTGTTTCAGGCTTCGACTATGGACGCTGCATCTCAAGACCCAATTGGTGGCTTAGGTCAGAATCCAGACCTTGTGCAAGATGTCAGGCGTATagaggaagagctgaagagaCGTCTGCCCGTCGGCTGGTCCACGAGCTATCAAACTCTGCGGAGAGAGTTTTGTGAACAAAAGAACTATGCGGCACCTGCGTTAGACAGGGCGCTCTACATTTTGGAGCGCCATGGTACAATACAACTGCGCTACCAAGGTCAAAATATTTACAGAAGCGGTGCTTAG
- the SMD2 gene encoding mRNA splicing protein SMD2 (highly similar to uniprot|Q06217 Saccharomyces cerevisiae YLR275W SMD2 U1 snRNP protein of the Sm class) has product MSDLIDRPRSELTQDELQQLEEFEFKHGPMSLINDAMVSKVPVIISLRNNHKIIARVKAFDRHCNMVLENVKELWTEKQNKKTVNRERFISKLFLRGDSIIIVLRAPV; this is encoded by the exons ATGTC AGACCTTATAGATCGCCCGCGCTCGGAATTAACACAAGACGAGCTTCAGCAGTTGGAAGAATTTGAGTTCAAGCATGGTCCAATGTCCTTGATTAACGATGCAATGGTTTCCAAAGTACCGGTAATAATATCTCTAAGAAACAATCACAAAATCATCGCGCGTGTAAAGGCCTTCGACAGACATTGCAACATGGTGCTTGAAAACGTCAAGGAGCTTTGGACAGAAAAgcaaaacaagaaaacagtAAATAGAGAAAGATTCATCagcaagctttttcttcgcgGGGACTCTATCATAATTGTTCTTAGGGCCCCAGTGTAA
- the YSH1 gene encoding cleavage polyadenylation factor subunit YSH1 (highly similar to uniprot|Q06224 Saccharomyces cerevisiae YLR277C YSH1 subunit of Polyadenylation factor I (PF I)), with product MTNDRGQLSKTSLRFYSLGGGNEVGRSCHILQYKGKTVMLDAGVHPAHQGLASLPFYDEFDLSTVDVLLISHFHLDHAASLPYVMQRTNFRGRVFMTHPTKAIYRWLLSDFVKVTSIGSTSFSDKDENLYTDEDLAESFDRIETIDFHSTIDVNGIKFVAFHAGHVLGAAMFQVEIAGLKILFTGDYSRETDRHLNSAEVPPSSSDVLIVESTFGTATHEPRINREKKLTQLIHSTVMRGGRVLLPVFALGRAQEIMLILDEYWSQHADELGNGQVPVFYASNLAKKCMSVFQTYVNMMNDDIRKKFRDSQSNPFIFKNISYLKNLDEFQDFGPSVMLASPGMLQNGLSRDLLEKWCPGEKNLVLITGYSVEGTMAKFIMLEPDTIPSINNPEINIPRRCQIEEISFAAHVDFRENLEFIEKVGARNIILVHGESNPMGRLKSALLSNFSALKNTEDEVRVFNPRNCISVDLEFKGVKVAKAIGNIVDEVSSTLHGLKELESRSDVKPQKEHGEGDGEPKDVEDETIVAGILVSDEKNFDLNLVSLSDLRDYHMDLSTTVLRERQTVSIDCKKELLYWHLCQMFGDMEVLIDDAGITHKGESKPNGSDELELKIMGDVKLNVIKNVATLEWSQGIINDTVADSIMAILLSVDSSPSSVKMSSRSCEHDHSHEQDQHNDLWKIKQIARLCTEQFGDCFSYKLDESGQDIKGSITMGKNTAVINLTQLKVEECNSNPLKGRIESILSIGSDLVAPLC from the coding sequence ATGACAAACGATCGCGGCCAACTAAGCAAAACTTCTCTAAGATTCTACAGTCTTGGTGGTGGCAATGAGGTTGGGCGTTCTTGTCATATACTACAGTATAAAGGCAAAACTGTAATGTTAGATGCAGGCGTCCATCCAGCTCACCAAGGACTCGCTTCACTTCCTTTCTACGATGAATTTGACCTATCCACGGTTGATGTTCTTCTAATTTCTCATTTTCACTTGGACCATGCTGCTTCCTTACCATATGTTATGCAACGGACAAACTTTCGTGGCAGGGTTTTCATGACTCATCCAACAAAGGCCATTTATAGGTGGCTCCTCAGCGATTTTGTTAAGGTGACGAGTATCGGGTCTACGAGCTTCTCCGACAAAGATGAGAACCTGTACACTGACGAGGATTTGGCGGAATCGTTTGACAGGATCGAAACAATCGACTTTCACTCAACAATTGACGTCAATGGTATAAAGTTTGTTGCATTTCATGCAGGACATGTCTTAGGAGCTGCAATGTTTCAGGTCGAAATAGCAGGTCTCAAAATACTATTTACCGGAGACTACTCGAGAGAAACTGATAGACACCTCAACTCAGCCGAAGTCCCTccttcctcttctgatgTCCTTATTGTTGAATCCACTTTTGGTACAGCGACACATGAACCGAGAATTAACAGAGAGAAGAAACTCACTCAATTGATCCACTCAACCGTTATGCGCGGCGGAAGGGTCCTTTTACCAGTTTTTGCTCTGGGAAGAGCACAGGAAATAATGCTTATACTTGATGAGTATTGGTCACAGCATGCCGACGAGCTCGGAAATGGTCAAGTTCCTGTATTTTACGCGTCTAATTTAGCAAAGAAGTGCATGAGTGTCTTCCAGACATATGTTAATATGATGAATGACGACATTAGGAAGAAGTTCCGCGACTCTCAGTCAAACCCCtttattttcaaaaacatctcctatctcaaaaacttggatGAGTTTCAGGATTTTGGCCCAAGCGTCATGCTTGCGTCGCCAGGGATGTTACAGAACGGTCTCTCCCGAGACCTCTTGGAAAAGTGGTGCCCCGGTGAAAAAAACCTTGTACTCATCACCGGTTATTCGGTTGAAGGTACTATGGCCAAGTTTATAATGCTCGAGCCTGACACAATTCCATCAATCAATAATCCAGAGATTAATATACCAAGGCGATGCCAGATAGAGGAAATTTCATTTGCAGCGCATGTTGACTTCCGCGAGAATCTGGAAttcattgaaaaggttgGCGCTCGAAACATTATCCTTGTTCATGGCGAATCTAATCCTATGGGGCGCTTAAAGTCCGCTTTGCTGTCAAACTTTTCTGCTTTAAAAAATACTGAGGATGAAGTTCGTGTTTTTAACCCGAGAAATTGCATATCTGTTGACTTAGAGTTCAAGGGCGTTAAAGTTGCAAAAGCCATCGGAAATATTGTAGATGAAGTCAGCAGCACACTTCACGGCCtaaaagagcttgaaagcagAAGCGATGTTAAACCGCAGAAGGAGCACGGAGAAGGCGATGGGGAGCCTAAAGATGTTGAAGACGAGACGATAGTGGCTGGAATTTTGGTGTCGGAtgagaagaactttgatTTGAATCTTGTATCTCTTTCTGATTTGAGAGATTACCACATGGACCTTTCAACCACCGTTCTGAGGGAGCGACAAACCGTCAGTATCGATTGTAAGAAGGAACTCTTATACTGGCATTTATGTCAAATGTTTGGCGATATGGAGGTTTTAATAGATGATGCCGGAATAACTCACAAAGGCGAGTCCAAACCAAATGGCAGTGACGAACTTGAATTAAAAATCATGGGTGATGTTAAGCTCAACgttatcaaaaatgttgcAACCCTTGAATGGTCTCAAGGTATTATCAATGACACAGTTGCCGACAGCATAATGGCGATTTTGTTGAGTGTCGACTCTTCGCCTTCCAGTGTTAAAATGAGCAGCCGTAGCTGTGAGCACGATCATAGCCACGAACAAGATCAGCACAATGACCTGTGGAAAATTAAACAGATTGCAAGGCTATGTACCGAGCAATTTGGGGACTGTTTTAGTTATAAGCTCGATGAAAGCGGTCAAGATATAAAAGGATCTATCACAATGGGTAAGAACACCGCTGTGATAAACCTCACACAACTGAAGGTGGAAGAGTGCAATTCGAACCCTTTGAAGGGTAGAATCGAGAGTATACTAAGCATCGGAAGTGATTTGGTCGCACCTCTGTGTTAA
- the DBP9 gene encoding ATP-dependent DNA/RNA helicase (highly similar to uniprot|Q06218 Saccharomyces cerevisiae YLR276C DBP9 ATP-dependent RNA helicase of the DEAD-box family involved in biogenesis of the 60S ribosomal subunit), with protein sequence MSANTGSNAYIDDSVTFESFQLDPRLLQSIKYNGYDRPTLIQSSAIPLALEQRRDVIAKAATGSGKTLAYLIPVIQTILNYKQSEQNNSQTQEPKTLGIILVPTRELAQQVQSVLSKLVLYCSKDVHSLNLSSQLSESVLTSLLLDRPEVLISTPSKLLNVLETKSSALSLEDLKFLVIDEVDLVLTFGYQEDLNQISSYLPLKKNLQTFLMSATLNEDIQDLKMRFCRSPAILKLNEEEINKDQSKLLQYYVKVSEFDKFLLCYVIFKLGLLKGKTLIFVNNIDRGYRLKLVLEQFGIKSCILNSELPANSRQHIVEEFNKNVYQLLIATDDTEYIKEEEDGQNLSDDEGAGENTADANSSASTSKKEKNKGINLKKDKDYGVSRGVDFQNVACVLNFDLPTTAKSYVHRIGRTARAGKSGVAISFVVPLKEFAKHKPSMCPTAKRDEKILSRIIKQQSKLGFEILPYSFDIKQVEGFRYRMEDGFRAVTQVAVREARVKELKQELLTSSKLKRHFEENPQDLQSLRHDKELHPARVQQHLKRVPDYLLPEAARQDKKKIGFVPFHSAKNLKRKNKVYKKNNKRSGKLDPLKNFK encoded by the coding sequence ATGAGTGCAAATACAGGATCTAACGCATACATAGATGACTCTGTGACCTTTGAGTCTTTCCAACTAGATCCAAGGCTCCTTCAATCGATAAAGTACAATGGCTATGACAGGCCGACCTTGATTCAATCCAGTGCCATCCCGTTGGCTTTGgaacaaagaagagacgTCATTGCCAAGGCAGCTACAGGGTCAGGAAAGACGCTTGCTTACCTTATTCCTGTGATTCAAACAATTTTGAACTATAAGCAATCGGAGCAGAACAATTCCCAAACGCAGGAGCCAAAAACTTTAGGGATCATCTTAGTGCCTACCCGCGaacttgctcaacaagTTCAGTCTGTTTTGTCCAAGCTTGTTCTTTATTGTTCTAAGGACGTGCATTCTCTGAATCTGTCATCTCAACTATCGGAAAGTGTATTGACGTCGTTGCTCCTAGACAGGCCAGAGGTGCTAATTTCCACTCCTTCTAAGCTGCTTAATGtgcttgaaacaaaaagcagtGCTCTTTCTTTGGAGgatctcaaatttttggtgATAGATGAAGTTGATCTGGTCCTAACGTTTGGGTACCAGGAAGATCTAAACCAAATTTCAAGTTACTTACCGCTCAAAAAGAACCTCcaaaccttcttgatgagcGCAACCTTGAATGAGGATATTCAGGATTTGAAAATGCGCTTTTGCCGCTCTCCTGCCATTTTAAAACtaaatgaagaagagatcaaCAAGGACCAGAGTAAGCTCTTACAGTATTACGTCAAGGTCAGTGAGTTTGACAAGTTCTTGCTATGCTACGTCATTTTTAAGCTGGGCCTTCTCAAAGGGAAAACGTTGATTTTTGTGAACAACATTGATAGAGGCTACAGACTTAAACTGGTGCTTGAGCAATTTGGCATCAAATCGTGCATTTTGAACAGCGAGTTGCCCGCAAATTCGCGGCAGCACATtgttgaagagttcaacaaaaatgtATATCAGCTTTTGATTGCCACTGACGATACAGAATACATcaaggaggaagaagatggGCAAAACCTAAGCGACGACGAAGGTGCGGGTGAAAATACAGCAGACGCCAATAGCTCtgcttcaacaagcaagaaggaaaagaacaaagGTATTAATCTCAAAAAGGATAAAGATTACGGCGTTTCTCGCGGTGTGGATTTCCAGAACGTTGCATGTGTTCTAAATTTTGATTTGCCTACAACTGCTAAATCATATGTTCATAGAATTGGAAGAACGGCTCGTGCGGGAAAATCGGGCGTTGCCATTTCTTTCGTTGTGCCCTTGAAGGAGTTTGCAAAACACAAGCCATCAATGTGTCCAACTGCTAAGCGGGATGAGAAAATACTCAGCAGAATAATAAAACAACAGAGCAAGCTAGGATTTGAAATATTACCCTACTCCTTTGATATAAAGCAGGTGGAAGGTTTCCGTTACAGAATGGAGGATGGATTCCGTGCTGTTACTCAAGTCGCTGTTCGTGAAGCTCGTGTGAAAGAGTTGAAGCAGGAATTATTGACAAGCAGCAAGTTAAAGagacattttgaagaaaacccacAAGATTTGCAGAGTTTGAGACACGACAAAGAGCTCCACCCTGCCAGAGTTCAGCAGCACCTCAAAAGAGTCCCTGACTATTTGCTGCCAGAGGCCGCGAGGCAGGATAAGAAAAAAATTGGGTTTGTGCCTTTCCACAGCGCTAAGAAtctcaagagaaaaaacaaagtttacaagaaaaataATAAGAGAAGTGGGAAGCTAGATcctctgaaaaatttcaaataG